A stretch of the Actinomyces qiguomingii genome encodes the following:
- a CDS encoding glycoside hydrolase family 32 protein — protein sequence MTTASTTAPARPWLVSSEDRLELAPAEQAGRAQADPARPRWHATAPWGWMNDPNGLSVWPGPDGEALVHLFYQHNPHAPVHEHIEWGHQYSADLVHWHDLPTAVRPGVGDPDAYGCWSGVVVADERVAADGTRITVPTMVYSGASERATQTACLATAVPGDPLLVRWVKHPGNPVIDAAPASTAGLVVPEMRDHSVWREDGRWYQVMGAGLPGAGSGGAQAGAALCFSSKDLRDWSYEGPLAVGDGDVSATGTVWECPELVRLGETDILFVSAWHASRTLRSMWMRGRRTGTRMRIDAVGRCDLGENYFYAPQSVLLPDGRRVAIGWMQPNATHAQRLAAGWAGSMSVPREITLAPDATLRFHPIAEVDSLRARALADAAGAREVAAAAADLHGDSLDLVLTGRLCGTQEVSVDLAASSDGARRTRLLLSRRVPSGRTGQDAWTGWLRLDRSASATPGSPWEAPDRRELAGPVPLGPNGEVELRILLDRSSLEVFVNGQPLSARLGTEPGDGGLRVVLGSLTDARLQAWTMSDAYSKRLTPSSIEFG from the coding sequence ATGACTACCGCCTCCACCACCGCCCCTGCGCGGCCCTGGCTTGTCAGTTCGGAGGACCGCCTGGAACTGGCGCCGGCCGAGCAGGCGGGCCGCGCCCAGGCGGACCCGGCCCGTCCCCGCTGGCACGCCACCGCGCCCTGGGGGTGGATGAACGACCCCAACGGCCTGAGCGTGTGGCCCGGGCCGGACGGTGAGGCCCTGGTGCACCTGTTCTACCAGCACAATCCTCATGCCCCGGTGCACGAGCACATCGAGTGGGGCCACCAGTACTCAGCCGACCTGGTGCACTGGCACGACCTGCCCACCGCCGTCCGCCCCGGCGTCGGCGACCCGGACGCATACGGCTGCTGGTCCGGGGTTGTGGTGGCCGATGAGCGCGTGGCGGCGGACGGCACCCGCATCACCGTGCCCACCATGGTCTACTCCGGCGCCTCGGAGCGGGCCACTCAGACCGCCTGCCTGGCCACCGCCGTCCCCGGCGATCCCCTGCTGGTCCGTTGGGTCAAGCACCCGGGCAACCCGGTGATTGACGCCGCCCCCGCCTCCACCGCCGGGCTGGTGGTGCCGGAGATGCGTGACCACTCGGTGTGGCGTGAGGATGGGCGCTGGTACCAGGTGATGGGGGCCGGGCTGCCGGGAGCCGGAAGCGGGGGCGCGCAGGCAGGTGCGGCTCTGTGCTTCTCCAGCAAGGATCTGCGCGACTGGAGCTATGAGGGCCCGCTGGCTGTCGGCGACGGCGATGTCAGTGCCACCGGAACCGTCTGGGAGTGCCCGGAGCTGGTGCGCCTGGGGGAGACCGACATCCTGTTCGTCTCCGCCTGGCACGCCTCGCGCACCCTGCGTTCGATGTGGATGCGTGGGAGGCGCACCGGCACCCGTATGCGCATTGATGCGGTCGGCCGCTGCGACCTGGGGGAGAACTACTTCTACGCCCCCCAGTCCGTGCTGCTGCCGGACGGACGCCGCGTAGCCATCGGCTGGATGCAGCCCAATGCCACGCACGCACAGCGTCTGGCAGCGGGCTGGGCCGGCTCCATGTCCGTGCCCCGGGAGATCACTCTCGCCCCGGATGCGACCCTCCGCTTCCACCCCATCGCCGAGGTCGACTCCCTTCGGGCCCGGGCCCTGGCCGACGCCGCCGGTGCACGGGAGGTTGCCGCGGCCGCTGCGGATCTGCACGGTGACAGCCTGGACCTGGTGCTGACCGGACGCCTGTGCGGGACGCAGGAGGTGAGCGTCGACCTGGCGGCATCCTCCGACGGCGCTCGCCGCACCCGCCTGCTGCTGTCCCGCCGCGTCCCCAGCGGACGGACGGGGCAGGATGCCTGGACGGGATGGCTGCGCCTGGACCGCTCCGCCTCCGCTACCCCTGGTTCCCCCTGGGAGGCGCCCGACCGCCGGGAGCTGGCCGGGCCCGTGCCACTCGGGCCCAACGGTGAGGTGGAACTGCGGATACTGCTGGATCGCTCCAGTCTGGAAGTATTTGTGAACGGTCAACCACTGTCCGCGCGTCTGGGGACGGAGCCGGGCGACGGCGGCCTGCGCGTCGTCCTCGGCTCGCTCACCGATGCGCGCCTGCAAGCCTGGACCATGTCGGACGCCTACTCCAAAAGACTCACCCCCTCTTCCATCGAGTTCGGCTGA
- a CDS encoding extracellular solute-binding protein yields MRPRNVTTTASDPLSVTPVMPSTARALALPPPGGLAQRPLSRRLLLRGSLAGAGLLALAACSTKKSDADYRVPDESASAGLAEAPDSLPIVSSPITITATGSRTALSVPYGQMELTQQWEQETNIAVQWNILTEDVYAEKKNLLLASGDLPDILWNTGLTDAEVATYSANHTLVPLDEFFADNCPNISALLESRPDIRSAITSEDGHIYTLPSVEELGLVPFPNFLYLNTDWLDAVGREMPTTIEELHDTLLDFKEQDPSGTGKLLPLSFIPGSFCANPWDIIAAYGGQADNNDHRIVIDRKAVFTAATEQWKEGVKQLHTWYAEGLIDSESFSQDDTAYLAKGKTEQESLAAFYWWEATEFVGEDREGHYELCPVLAGVDGVRRASVSNNQEISRGAFAMTRTCRYQAAVMRWVDRMYDPVMSAQNSWGPIGVTLEYDDAGMLSQIPAAEGESEGERRQKVAPGGPKSTTAKDFEEVVLPEPRASLRQEQVTAEYAEWAANDAFPPVVFTNAELDDLSLIDADVSTLVKQKFAQWVVGGGIDADWNGYLKDLETTGLTRLMEIYQAALDRYYEELDARS; encoded by the coding sequence ATGCGCCCCCGCAACGTCACTACCACCGCCTCCGACCCCTTGTCCGTCACCCCGGTTATGCCCTCCACCGCCCGTGCACTCGCCCTCCCACCGCCCGGCGGCCTCGCCCAGCGCCCGCTCAGCCGGCGCCTGCTGTTGCGCGGCTCGCTGGCCGGCGCGGGACTGCTCGCCCTGGCTGCCTGCTCGACTAAGAAGAGCGACGCCGACTACCGCGTCCCCGACGAGTCCGCCTCCGCTGGACTGGCCGAGGCGCCGGACTCCCTGCCGATCGTTTCCAGTCCGATCACCATCACCGCCACCGGCTCGCGCACGGCCCTGTCCGTGCCCTACGGCCAGATGGAGCTCACCCAGCAGTGGGAGCAGGAGACCAACATCGCGGTGCAGTGGAACATCCTCACCGAGGACGTGTACGCGGAGAAGAAGAACCTGCTGCTGGCCTCCGGGGATCTGCCGGACATTTTGTGGAACACCGGGCTGACCGACGCGGAGGTGGCCACCTACTCCGCCAACCACACCCTGGTGCCGCTGGATGAGTTTTTCGCCGACAACTGCCCCAATATCTCCGCGCTGCTGGAGTCCCGCCCCGATATCCGCTCCGCCATCACCAGCGAGGACGGGCACATCTACACCCTTCCCAGCGTGGAGGAGCTCGGGCTGGTGCCCTTCCCGAACTTCTTGTACCTGAACACCGACTGGTTGGACGCCGTCGGCAGGGAAATGCCCACCACGATTGAGGAGCTGCACGACACGCTGCTGGACTTCAAGGAGCAGGACCCCTCCGGAACCGGCAAGCTGCTGCCGCTGTCATTCATCCCGGGCTCCTTCTGCGCCAACCCCTGGGACATCATCGCCGCTTACGGCGGACAGGCCGACAACAACGACCACCGCATAGTGATCGACCGCAAGGCCGTGTTCACCGCCGCCACCGAGCAGTGGAAGGAGGGCGTCAAACAGTTGCATACCTGGTACGCCGAGGGACTGATCGATTCCGAGTCCTTCTCCCAGGACGACACCGCCTACCTGGCCAAGGGCAAGACGGAGCAGGAGTCGCTGGCCGCCTTCTACTGGTGGGAGGCCACCGAGTTCGTAGGGGAGGACCGTGAGGGCCACTACGAGCTGTGCCCGGTGCTGGCAGGAGTGGACGGTGTGCGCCGCGCCTCGGTGTCCAACAACCAGGAGATCTCCCGCGGCGCCTTCGCCATGACCCGCACCTGCCGCTACCAGGCGGCGGTTATGCGCTGGGTGGACCGCATGTACGACCCGGTTATGTCCGCACAGAACAGCTGGGGGCCCATCGGCGTGACCCTGGAGTACGACGACGCCGGGATGCTGTCCCAGATCCCGGCCGCCGAGGGTGAGTCGGAGGGGGAGCGGAGACAGAAGGTCGCTCCCGGCGGCCCCAAATCCACCACCGCCAAGGACTTCGAGGAGGTCGTGCTCCCTGAGCCGCGGGCCTCCCTGCGCCAGGAGCAGGTGACCGCCGAGTACGCCGAATGGGCCGCCAATGACGCCTTCCCGCCCGTGGTGTTCACCAACGCCGAACTGGACGACCTGTCGCTGATTGATGCGGACGTCTCGACTCTTGTCAAGCAGAAGTTCGCCCAGTGGGTGGTGGGTGGCGGCATCGACGCCGACTGGAACGGATATCTCAAGGATCTCGAAACCACGGGGCTGACCAGGCTGATGGAGATCTACCAGGCGGCACTGGATCGCTACTACGAGGAGCTGGACGCACGCTCATGA
- a CDS encoding carbohydrate ABC transporter permease has translation MTTASASVLDAAPTFRTSGPRRLAERIADPLYTLFVVLLLGGAVIAIIYPLYFVVIASVSDPNQVYEGNVWLWPKNITLEGYQRIFSTSTVLRGFGNSLLYTAVGTAVSVCSILGAGYALSRKSLPGRNLFMAAFIVTMFFDGGMIARYLVVRDLGMLDTMWAVVLPGAIGVTNLIIARTFFETTIPEELHEAAALDGAGEWRYFFRIVLPLSKALIMLLVITHAVAYWNSFFDALIYLNDDTKYPLQLVLRNILIQSDVSGSGVSATGMDSYAESQRIAELMKYGMIVVSTFPLLSILPFTQKYFAQGALIGAVKS, from the coding sequence ATGACCACCGCATCCGCGTCCGTGCTAGACGCCGCACCCACCTTCCGCACCTCCGGCCCACGCCGCCTGGCGGAGCGGATCGCCGACCCGCTCTACACGCTGTTCGTCGTCCTCCTGCTTGGCGGCGCCGTGATAGCGATCATCTACCCGCTGTACTTCGTCGTCATCGCCTCTGTCTCCGACCCCAACCAGGTCTATGAGGGCAATGTGTGGCTGTGGCCCAAGAACATCACTCTTGAGGGGTACCAGCGCATCTTCTCCACCTCCACCGTGCTGCGCGGCTTCGGCAACTCGCTGCTGTACACGGCGGTGGGGACCGCCGTGTCGGTCTGCTCGATCCTGGGCGCCGGCTACGCCCTATCCCGCAAGTCCCTGCCCGGCCGCAACTTGTTCATGGCGGCGTTCATCGTCACCATGTTCTTCGACGGCGGCATGATCGCCCGCTACCTGGTGGTGCGCGACCTGGGGATGCTCGACACCATGTGGGCCGTGGTCCTGCCCGGTGCCATTGGCGTGACCAACCTGATCATTGCCCGCACCTTCTTCGAGACGACCATCCCCGAGGAGCTGCATGAGGCCGCCGCCCTCGACGGCGCCGGCGAATGGCGCTACTTCTTCCGCATCGTGCTGCCGCTTTCCAAGGCGCTGATCATGCTGCTGGTGATCACGCACGCGGTGGCCTACTGGAACTCCTTCTTCGACGCCCTGATCTACCTAAACGATGACACCAAGTACCCCCTGCAGTTGGTGCTGCGCAACATCCTCATCCAGTCCGATGTGTCCGGCTCCGGCGTCTCCGCCACCGGCATGGACTCCTACGCCGAGTCCCAGCGCATAGCCGAGCTGATGAAGTACGGGATGATCGTCGTGTCCACCTTCCCGCTGCTGTCCATACTGCCCTTCACCCAGAAGTATTTCGCCCAGGGTGCCCTCATCGGCGCCGTGAAGAGCTGA
- a CDS encoding ABC transporter permease, whose protein sequence is MSSPTSSALKRRPTSLWMRIARHWQLYLLLAPAVIYLILFKYWPMYGVQIAFRNYNPIDGFLGSEWVGLEHISRFLHSFQFTRIFFNTIAINVLGLIFGFPVPIILALLINQLASRKLKSFIQTVLFSPAFISTVVVVGMLFVLLSPRSGLVNNVITLTGGQPINFMNEEGWFRPIYVMSDIWQNAGFSMIIYLAALASIDPSLHEAARVDGANRWQRLWHIDLPGIRPIISIMLILAVGNLLNLGFEKALLMQTDLNLGASQIIQTYVYDVGLKSAQFSYSAAISLFNSVLNMILLLVFNQVAKRAGQSSLF, encoded by the coding sequence TTGTCTAGTCCCACTTCCTCCGCGCTGAAGCGACGCCCCACGTCGTTGTGGATGCGCATCGCCCGCCACTGGCAGCTGTACCTGCTGCTGGCACCGGCGGTGATCTACCTGATTCTGTTCAAGTACTGGCCCATGTATGGCGTCCAGATCGCCTTCCGCAACTACAACCCCATCGACGGCTTCCTGGGCAGTGAGTGGGTGGGGCTGGAGCACATCAGCCGCTTCCTGCACTCTTTCCAGTTCACCCGGATCTTCTTCAACACCATCGCCATCAACGTCCTGGGACTCATCTTCGGCTTCCCGGTGCCGATCATCCTGGCGCTGCTGATCAACCAGCTGGCCTCCCGCAAGCTGAAGTCCTTCATCCAGACGGTGCTGTTCTCCCCGGCCTTCATCTCCACCGTGGTGGTGGTCGGCATGCTGTTCGTGTTGCTGTCGCCCCGCTCCGGGCTGGTCAACAACGTGATTACCCTGACCGGCGGACAGCCGATCAACTTCATGAATGAGGAGGGCTGGTTCCGGCCCATCTACGTCATGAGCGACATCTGGCAGAACGCCGGCTTCTCCATGATCATCTACCTGGCGGCGTTGGCGAGCATCGACCCCAGTTTGCACGAGGCCGCGCGCGTGGACGGCGCCAACCGCTGGCAGCGCCTGTGGCATATCGACCTGCCCGGCATCCGCCCAATCATCTCAATCATGCTGATCCTGGCGGTAGGCAACCTGCTCAACCTGGGCTTCGAGAAGGCGCTGCTGATGCAGACCGATCTGAACCTGGGCGCTTCGCAGATCATCCAGACCTACGTCTACGACGTGGGGCTCAAGAGCGCCCAGTTCTCCTACTCGGCCGCCATCTCCCTGTTCAACTCAGTCCTCAACATGATCCTGCTGCTGGTGTTCAACCAGGTCGCCAAGCGCGCGGGTCAATCGAGCCTGTTCTGA